CCGTCTCCACGGACCTCTACCTGCCCTCGCTGCCCTCCATGCGCGTCGACCTGATGGCCAGCGCCGGGCAGGCGCAGCTCACCCTCTCCGCCTTCGTCTTCGGCATCGCCATCGCGCAGCTCGTGCACGGGCCGCTCTCCGACCGTTTCGGGCGGCGTCCGGTCCTGATCGGCGGGCTGCTGCTCTACATCGCGGCCAGTCTTTTCTGCGCGCTGGCCAGTTCCATCGAAGCGCTGATCGCGGGCCGGGTGCTGCAGGCGCTGGGCGCTTGCGTCGGGCCGGTCGTGGGCCGCGCCATCGTGCGCGACGTCTACGGCCGGGAGGACGCGGGGCGCATCATGTCCTATATCGCCACCGCCATGGCCGTGGCGCCCGCCATCGGTCCCATGATCGGCGGAGTGCTGGAGGTGGTCGTCGGCTGGCGCTCCAGCTTCGCCGCCATGCTTCTCTATGGCGGTTTTGCCCTGACGCTGGTGGTCGCGGTGCTGAAGGAAAGCAACCGCTGGAAAGACCCGAACGCCACGCGCCCGGGCCGCCTGTTGGCCAACTACCGCGCGCTGCTCTCCAACCGCATCTTCATTAGCTACTGCGGGATCAACGCGGCCAGTTTCGCCGGGCTCTTCGCCTTCATCTCCGGGGCCAGCTTCGTGATCATCGAGGTCCTGGAGATCGATCCGGCCTACTTCGGGTTCTGCTTCCTGGTCTTCGTTCTCGGCTTCATGAGCGGCGCTTTCTTCTCCGGCAAGGCCAGCCGCAGGCTGGGCGGCGACCGCCTGATCCTGATCGGCACGCTGCTGACCTGCCTGTCCGGCCTGGCGGGCGCGCTGCTCGCCTTTTCCGGGGTCTTGCAGCTTTGGGCGATCCTGGCGCCGATCTTCCCCTTCATGGTCGGCATGGGCATGGTGCTGCCCAACGCCTTCGCCTCGGCCATCGGGCCCTTTCCGCGCATGGCGGGTTCCGCCTCGGCGCTGCTGGGGTTCTTGCAGATGATGACGGCCGCTCTCTCCGGCGTTCTGGTCGGCCAGCTCGCCGACGGCACGGCCCAGGCCATGTGGGCGGTCATGTTCCTCTCCGGCGCGGCGGCGCTCGCGGTGCGGCTCTGGCTGTTGCCCAAGGAAGAGGTGCGGCGTGAAGCCGAGCGCCATGCCGACCTTCAGCAGCGCGCCGGCGGCCTCTAGAAGCGCGCCTCCATCTCCCGCCGCACGGCCATGGCCTGACTCTCCTCGTTCACGGCGACATCCGCCCAGGTGACGACCCCGCCCTTTGCGACCGGCCGGGTCAGCGTCAGCTTGTGGGCAAGGCCGATGGGCAGCGCGCCCACGTCACGGCTGCGCGCGGCGGGCAGCAGCTTGCCCCAGACGGTGAAGCCGCCTTCGCCGTCCAGGGTCTCGCCCACGGCCAGGTCGCGCTTGGCGACCGCCGCCACGTCCCCGCTCCAGGCGCGGGTGGTCCCGGTCGGCTCCCCGCGCAGCGCGGCGCTGGCGACGGAGATTCCCAGCTCCAGCCCGATCAGGTGGAAGGGCTTGTACATGGAGGCGTAGCGGCCGCTGGGATCGGTGTCGAGGCCGTATTCGGCAAAGCAGCGCGCGGCGTAGTCGGAGGGC
The window above is part of the Limibacillus sp. genome. Proteins encoded here:
- a CDS encoding multidrug effflux MFS transporter, whose protein sequence is MTSAADPQKKPESLPGQAPYLAAILTGLVAMGPVSTDLYLPSLPSMRVDLMASAGQAQLTLSAFVFGIAIAQLVHGPLSDRFGRRPVLIGGLLLYIAASLFCALASSIEALIAGRVLQALGACVGPVVGRAIVRDVYGREDAGRIMSYIATAMAVAPAIGPMIGGVLEVVVGWRSSFAAMLLYGGFALTLVVAVLKESNRWKDPNATRPGRLLANYRALLSNRIFISYCGINAASFAGLFAFISGASFVIIEVLEIDPAYFGFCFLVFVLGFMSGAFFSGKASRRLGGDRLILIGTLLTCLSGLAGALLAFSGVLQLWAILAPIFPFMVGMGMVLPNAFASAIGPFPRMAGSASALLGFLQMMTAALSGVLVGQLADGTAQAMWAVMFLSGAAALAVRLWLLPKEEVRREAERHADLQQRAGGL